The following coding sequences lie in one Flavobacterium sediminis genomic window:
- a CDS encoding ribonucleoside-diphosphate reductase subunit alpha — protein MYVVKRDGRKEPVMFDKITDRIRMMCYELNDLVDPVKVAMRVIEGLYDGVTTSELDNLAAETAASMTVSHPDYAQLAARIAVSNLHKNSKKSFSETMTDLYQYVNTRTGKEAPMISDEVYQVIMDNAERLDSTIIYNRDFNYDYFGFKTLERSYLLKINGKIAERPQHMLMRVSVGIHLDDIDSAIETYELMSKKYFTHATPTLFNAGTPKPQMSSCFLLTMQDDSIDGIYDTLKQTAKISQSAGGIGLSIHNVRATGSYIRGTNGTSNGIVPMLRVFNDTARYVDQGGGKRKGSFAIYVEPWHADIFDFLDLKKNHGKEEMRARDLFYAMWIPDLFMKRVEADAEWTLMCPNECPGLYDTHSEDFERMYEEYEAAGKGRKKIKARELWEKILESQIETGTPYMLYKDSANRKSNQKNLGTIRSSNLCTEILEYTSEDEIAVCNLASISLPMFVEDGEFNHQYLFDVTKRITRNLNKVIDRNYYPVEEARNSNMRHRPVGLGVQGLADAFILLRMPFTSDEAKKLNQEIFETIYFAAVTASMEMAKEEGAYSTFAGSPISQGEFQYNLWGLNDNDLSGRWDWTSLRKEVMENGVRNSLLLAPMPTASTSQILGNNEAFEPYTSNIYTRRVLSGEFIVVNKHLLKDLVDLGLWNENLKQEVMRNNGSIQNIDGIPQDIKELYKTVWEMSMKDIIDMSRQRGYFIDQSQSLNLFMEGATYAKLTSMHFYAWKSGLKTGMYYLRTKSAVDAIKFTLDNEKKAQPKQEVEAKTVKVEAEAMSTEEFRAMLQRSQNSGPEDCEMCGS, from the coding sequence ATGTACGTAGTAAAAAGAGATGGCCGTAAAGAGCCGGTAATGTTCGACAAGATTACCGACCGCATTAGAATGATGTGTTATGAATTAAACGATTTAGTTGACCCGGTAAAGGTTGCTATGCGTGTAATTGAAGGTTTGTATGATGGTGTAACCACTTCAGAATTGGATAATTTAGCTGCTGAAACTGCTGCTTCAATGACAGTATCTCATCCGGATTATGCACAGTTAGCTGCTCGTATCGCTGTTTCTAATTTACATAAAAATTCTAAAAAGTCATTTTCTGAAACGATGACTGACTTGTATCAGTATGTAAATACACGTACAGGGAAGGAAGCCCCGATGATCTCAGACGAGGTGTATCAGGTTATCATGGATAATGCGGAACGTTTGGATTCGACAATTATCTATAACCGTGATTTCAATTACGACTATTTTGGATTCAAAACGTTGGAGCGTTCTTATTTGTTAAAGATTAACGGGAAAATAGCAGAACGTCCGCAACACATGCTAATGCGTGTTTCTGTCGGTATCCATTTAGACGATATCGATTCGGCTATTGAAACGTACGAATTAATGTCTAAAAAATATTTTACACACGCTACGCCAACTTTATTCAATGCGGGAACACCAAAGCCGCAAATGTCTTCTTGTTTCTTATTGACAATGCAGGATGATAGTATTGATGGGATTTATGATACATTAAAACAAACAGCAAAGATTTCGCAATCTGCCGGAGGGATTGGTTTGTCAATTCATAATGTAAGGGCTACAGGTTCATATATCAGAGGAACAAACGGAACCTCAAACGGAATTGTTCCAATGCTACGTGTATTCAACGATACTGCTCGTTATGTAGATCAGGGTGGTGGAAAACGTAAAGGAAGTTTTGCGATTTATGTGGAGCCTTGGCATGCTGATATTTTTGATTTCTTAGATTTAAAGAAAAATCACGGAAAAGAAGAAATGAGAGCAAGAGATTTGTTCTATGCAATGTGGATTCCTGATTTGTTTATGAAACGAGTTGAAGCTGATGCAGAGTGGACATTAATGTGTCCGAATGAATGTCCGGGACTTTATGATACCCATAGTGAAGACTTTGAAAGAATGTATGAAGAGTATGAAGCAGCAGGAAAGGGAAGAAAAAAGATTAAGGCTCGTGAACTTTGGGAAAAAATATTAGAATCTCAAATTGAGACAGGTACACCATACATGCTATATAAAGATTCGGCAAATAGAAAATCGAATCAAAAGAATTTAGGAACGATCCGATCGTCAAATTTGTGTACCGAGATTTTAGAATACACTTCTGAGGATGAGATAGCTGTTTGTAATCTGGCTTCTATTTCACTGCCAATGTTTGTAGAAGATGGAGAATTCAATCATCAATATTTGTTTGATGTAACCAAACGTATTACCCGTAACTTAAACAAAGTAATTGACAGAAATTATTATCCGGTAGAGGAAGCGCGTAACTCAAACATGCGCCACCGTCCGGTTGGTTTAGGAGTACAAGGTTTAGCAGATGCTTTCATTTTATTGAGAATGCCTTTTACCAGTGATGAAGCTAAAAAATTGAATCAGGAAATTTTTGAAACCATATATTTTGCAGCCGTTACAGCATCAATGGAAATGGCTAAAGAAGAAGGTGCTTATTCTACATTTGCAGGGTCTCCGATTTCACAAGGAGAGTTTCAATATAATCTTTGGGGATTAAATGATAATGATTTGTCAGGTCGTTGGGATTGGACGTCATTGCGTAAAGAAGTAATGGAAAACGGAGTGCGTAACTCATTGTTATTGGCGCCAATGCCTACAGCTTCAACATCTCAAATTTTAGGTAACAACGAAGCTTTTGAACCCTATACTTCAAATATTTATACGCGTCGTGTATTGTCGGGAGAATTCATTGTGGTTAACAAACATTTGTTGAAAGACTTGGTAGATTTAGGTTTGTGGAATGAGAACTTAAAACAAGAAGTGATGCGAAACAACGGTTCGATCCAAAATATTGACGGAATTCCGCAAGATATCAAAGAACTGTACAAAACCGTTTGGGAAATGAGCATGAAAGATATCATTGATATGTCTCGCCAAAGAGGTTATTTCATTGACCAATCGCAATCGTTGAACTTGTTCATGGAAGGAGCGACTTATGCTAAATTAACTTCGATGCATTTTTATGCTTGGAAAAGCGGTTTAAAAACAGGAATGTATTATTTGAGAACTAAATCAGCAGTTGATGCTATCAAATTTACATTGGACAATGAGAAAAAAGCACAGCCCAAACAAGAAGTTGAAGCGAAAACGGTAAAGGTAGAAGCGGAAGCAATGAGCACAGAAGAGTTTAGAGCTATGTTGCAACGTTCACAAAATTCCGGACCGGAAGATTGTGAAATGTGCGGATCATAA
- a CDS encoding DUF3109 family protein translates to MFQLDKTIISEEILEKEFVCNLNACHGACCVDGDAGAPLEEEETKIMAEIYPKVKPFLRPEGIKAIEEQGTHVVSDFGELETPLIDGKDCAYVIFDGKTALCGIEQAYNQGEVDWKKPVSCHLYPIRIKEYSDFAAVNYHKWHICSDACALGEELGVPVYKFVKEALVRKFGQQWYDELEKVAEEFKK, encoded by the coding sequence ATGTTTCAGTTAGATAAAACCATAATTTCAGAAGAAATTCTTGAGAAAGAATTTGTTTGTAATTTGAATGCTTGTCACGGGGCATGTTGTGTTGATGGAGATGCCGGAGCACCTTTAGAAGAAGAGGAAACTAAAATTATGGCAGAAATCTATCCTAAGGTAAAACCTTTTCTCAGACCGGAAGGAATAAAAGCGATTGAAGAGCAAGGAACCCATGTAGTCTCTGATTTCGGAGAATTGGAAACACCGTTGATTGACGGTAAAGATTGTGCGTATGTTATCTTTGATGGTAAAACAGCCTTATGCGGAATTGAACAAGCATACAATCAGGGAGAAGTAGATTGGAAGAAACCGGTTTCTTGTCATTTGTATCCTATTCGTATTAAAGAATATTCTGATTTTGCGGCGGTGAATTATCATAAATGGCATATTTGCTCTGATGCATGTGCCTTGGGAGAAGAATTAGGAGTTCCGGTCTATAAATTTGTAAAGGAAGCTTTGGTGCGAAAATTCGGTCAACAATGGTATGATGAATTGGAAAAAGTAGCTGAAGAGTTTAAGAAGTAG
- a CDS encoding MarC family protein, translated as MFSWKETFTITMILFAVIDIIGSIPIIVDLRSKMGHIQSEKATIVAAIIMISFLFVGEEILNLIGIDANSFAVAGAFVLFFLALEMILGIRLYKEDNPSTASIVPIAFPLIAGAGTMTTLLSLRAEYEKINIIVAILINIILVYTVLKLSGKIEKLLGSNGLGVIRKIFGVILLAIAVKLFAANVKGLLN; from the coding sequence ATGTTCAGCTGGAAAGAAACTTTTACTATCACAATGATCCTGTTTGCCGTAATAGATATTATAGGCAGCATTCCTATCATTGTTGACCTCCGCAGTAAAATGGGTCATATTCAATCGGAAAAAGCAACTATTGTTGCTGCAATTATCATGATATCTTTTTTATTTGTAGGGGAAGAAATTTTAAATTTGATCGGTATTGATGCTAATTCATTTGCCGTTGCTGGGGCATTTGTTTTATTCTTTTTGGCATTAGAGATGATACTGGGCATCCGCTTGTACAAAGAAGACAATCCGAGTACGGCATCAATCGTTCCTATTGCTTTTCCGCTTATTGCCGGAGCCGGAACGATGACAACGTTACTTTCGTTACGTGCAGAATATGAAAAAATTAATATTATTGTAGCCATATTAATCAACATCATTTTAGTATACACTGTTTTAAAATTATCAGGAAAAATAGAAAAACTATTAGGTTCTAACGGTTTAGGTGTCATACGAAAAATCTTCGGAGTTATATTATTGGCTATTGCTGTAAAATTATTTGCAGCCAATGTAAAAGGATTATTGAATTAA
- a CDS encoding FAD-dependent oxidoreductase has protein sequence MFDVLIIGAGVSGVSCALILGSAKNKPFATDKKIGIIAHQRASSLQTAVFNNAYGIPPGKLGAEILSESLAHLGQTYPHVEQISGEKVTEIKEQDDFYIVVTNKGQYKSKVIVVAIGAGNPISLEGLDAYIEPHQKIAAVKNKIQLKNNDHLVKQGLYVSGVLAGHRSQLSIAAGSGAAVGTDILTLWNEGNPTVVHDAVNK, from the coding sequence ATGTTTGACGTTTTAATTATCGGCGCTGGAGTTTCAGGAGTTTCTTGCGCTTTAATTTTAGGATCTGCAAAAAATAAACCTTTTGCTACCGACAAAAAAATAGGGATTATTGCCCATCAGAGAGCTTCGTCTTTACAAACGGCTGTTTTTAATAATGCATACGGAATTCCTCCCGGAAAATTAGGAGCTGAAATTTTATCGGAAAGTTTAGCTCATTTAGGCCAGACGTATCCGCATGTGGAGCAAATTTCCGGAGAAAAAGTAACGGAGATCAAGGAGCAGGATGATTTTTATATTGTTGTTACGAACAAGGGTCAATACAAATCAAAAGTCATTGTAGTCGCTATTGGTGCCGGAAACCCTATCTCTTTGGAAGGATTAGATGCCTACATAGAACCTCATCAGAAAATAGCGGCTGTCAAAAATAAGATCCAGCTTAAAAATAACGATCACTTAGTAAAACAAGGATTATATGTATCCGGAGTTTTAGCAGGACACAGAAGTCAGCTCTCTATTGCAGCTGGCAGTGGCGCAGCTGTCGGAACTGACATCCTAACCCTTTGGAATGAAGGCAACCCGACAGTTGTTCATGATGCTGTCAATAAATAA
- a CDS encoding enoyl-CoA hydratase/isomerase family protein: MDAFVKTAINTKIATITFYNKAGNSLPGDLLNQLAQSFYNLGKDNSVQLIVLKSEGETTFCAGASFDELLSISNFEEGTKFFSGFAHVINAMRKCEKIIVGEVQGKAVGGGVGLIAACDYVFASVNASVKLSELAIGIGPFVIEPAVSRKIGKTGVGEMALQPTQWKDAHWAKENGLFNRVFDSNEEMRTALKSYTEELSEYNPEALVELKKVLWEGIDDWDHLLFERAAISGRLVLSDFTKKALSKFKSK, from the coding sequence ATGGATGCTTTTGTTAAAACAGCAATCAATACTAAAATTGCAACAATTACTTTTTATAATAAGGCGGGAAATTCTTTGCCAGGTGATCTATTGAATCAATTGGCACAATCTTTCTATAATTTAGGAAAAGATAATTCCGTGCAACTGATTGTGTTGAAAAGTGAAGGGGAAACTACTTTCTGTGCCGGTGCCTCTTTTGATGAGCTACTAAGTATTTCCAATTTTGAAGAAGGAACCAAATTTTTCTCAGGCTTTGCGCATGTGATTAATGCAATGCGAAAATGTGAAAAGATTATAGTCGGAGAGGTACAAGGAAAAGCTGTAGGAGGCGGAGTGGGGCTGATCGCTGCTTGTGATTATGTCTTTGCCTCAGTAAATGCCTCAGTCAAATTATCAGAATTGGCAATTGGTATCGGTCCGTTTGTTATTGAGCCTGCTGTTTCCAGAAAAATAGGAAAAACAGGTGTTGGAGAAATGGCATTGCAACCGACACAATGGAAAGATGCTCATTGGGCAAAAGAAAATGGTTTGTTCAATCGTGTTTTTGATTCAAATGAAGAAATGAGAACAGCTTTGAAGAGTTATACTGAAGAATTATCAGAATATAATCCGGAAGCATTAGTCGAGCTTAAAAAAGTATTGTGGGAAGGAATTGATGATTGGGATCATTTGTTGTTTGAGAGAGCAGCTATTTCAGGAAGGCTTGTTTTGTCAGATTTTACGAAAAAGGCCTTGTCAAAATTTAAAAGCAAATAA